The Thalassophryne amazonica chromosome 20, fThaAma1.1, whole genome shotgun sequence sequence CCGAAAGTGACTCGTCAGCCAAAAGCCAACACACATGCGAAAACAGGAACATGACAAGAGcttgatttaaaaaatttaaacaaaatgaTCATTTGTGAGTCTCACACATGATGCCGACAAACAAATGCTGATTGCAGTTGAGCAGCAACAACTTGTTGGCACCAAATATTTAAACACCAGTTTTTGTTTGCTGCTGCATATCAGCAGGGAAGACGAGCCTCAAATCTATGTGCATGTGCACGCTTGTACAATGTCAATGCAGACACGGATCTGCTGATACTAAGTAGCAGTGTGTCTATCAGTCACATCAAAACAGTTGGAGCAACACCTCAGGTCCCCAGTCCAAAGCTGTCTGAGCCACAGCAAACACAGCGGCGCCAAGTGTAGCGGACAGTCCCCACACCGCCATCTTCACCATTCTGTTCCCCTTCCCCCACAGCTGGCCTCGGTCCCGCGGCAAAAATGGTTCCAGTTGGGAATGACAAAAAGCTACAAGAACAAAACAAGAAATGGGTCAGACTGAATGGCTCAAAGAAGAGAACGAGAGGAGGATAAACTTTGTTCTACTGCaaagaataaaaacagaagtagaaCAAAGAAGAACCAAAGAACTAAGAGAAACAAGGAAAGGTCAACTACTCTATAACCTTAGCCAAATAATAGCAATTCACCATTAAATTAACTGGAGAGAAGCCAAATGGATAAATCCTCCTTAAATCACAAGAAAATCGCAGTACTATTATGTGGCAGCAGAAATTGACTGCTACAcagaccaccaaaaaaaaaaataataaaataaaataaaaaactggtCTAAAGTCTAGCGCAGAGTTATTCTAGTGTTTATATGACAATACTCATACACCCCTTACATAGGCAGGTTGAAAATGCATGTACACTCTGATTATATGCACAaagaaaacattaaataaaaataaatactaccAGACAAATACACTATTTTCcttaactgcttcacctcagggagctatgGCGACTGATCTCCACAGGCACGCTTGGTTGCATTAGAATGTATGTGTTCACCTGCCAGGAAAGCACTCACTAGAGGTGGCATTGAACGCACTGCACCCATAACAAACTTTGAATGCAGATAACATGCCCTCTGAATAGCAACATGGAGttgcacacaaaacaaatgcactatGCACCATAGATCGGACCCGTAGCCGGCATCATACCTGTCAGGATTACTGATTTCCATTCACTGTTGACACATCAGCCCTCTGTCATGCACGGCAGCCTGCTGCTAATTGAATTTAGATAAAACTTTTGGGAATGATATGCATCACTTTTATCATTACACTGCTTGGCCTCCAGGGAATGCTACATCTTATTATAGATGGCCTATACATCATGTCAGAGGCCACTGTGAGATTTTTCATAAAACCTCAGAGAATAATGCATCTCCATTCTGTTCAGGCATATTCAAACTTGCACTGAGTGGTCTGATTTGTTTACTCGATATTGATTTGCCAAAGGGGTGAGCGTTTGTACAGGATTGAATATTTACTGCTGCCATGAATAAAACTACGTTCCCACATACAGCAGCATATAATGCCTGAACGTGCACATCAAATATTTAGTCCTTTCTCTAACGATTTTGTTTGGGTACAAATGTCTGATCTCAAAATCTATATCCCTACACTTCATACAGCGTCCAATGAAAACTTCAATTTTATTCATGGCTTTACTGTGTCGGTTCTTCAGCTCCTTCACAGTCTGTAATAAAGTTACAGTTAATATTTTTACCATGTCTGGAGTTTTTGGCACCCTGAGCCTTGGTAAGGCGTTGGAGAACAGAGTCTGGCCTCTGGTGGATAGTGGAGCGCTGAAACGCCTGAAATGTGCTGATGGAGAGACTGGAGCGGGAAAAGACATGAAGAAAGAGATAAAACAAGAGTTAGTTGGTGATGGAGAAGAAGGTTAAGCATGAACAGCTGGACAGCAATGAGGGTACAGGCCGCTAAAGAGAGATGACAGAGACCGATAGAAGTAGCTAAGACACTAATGcgagtgaagcatgatggggcAACACTGTATCTATCAGTCAAAAATTATCTAAGGGACATTCCTGCAGAATCACTGAATGTAACATTCTTAAGATAATGCTGCTGTTTGGTTTGCCACAAGGTATTATTCATAAGTACAGAGGGTTTGCAATTTCAGTGTAGCACACTGCAAGCACTCCCTGAGTCAATGTTGCCACTTGATGTTCAAAGGATGCCGGATTCTGTTGCTTTCCAAAGGATCATAAGGTGAAAAAAGTGATTTCATCCATGAAGAATGAAAACAACCCCATGTGCTCACCCTAAAATGCTATATCAGCAAGCACTGACATCACATGCAAATCCTTTTTACTGAACTTATAAATTCCTCACCTTTTGCGAGACTGCAGTGCGGCATTTTTGGCTAGTAAAGAAGGAGGATACTGGTCAAAAAGGGCTTGGGACTGTCCAATTAGAAGTTCATAAGGAAGGTCCTGGGGGATGCGAGACAGAACGTGGTGGACCATGGCCATATCACACTCTGTCTCTTTCACCTCCTTCTCTCGATACAACACAATCTGAGGAGGAGAGTTTGAGGAAGAGTTAGAGTAAATAAACTGCCCTGATATAGCACTTTTCAATGTAATGCAGATGCTAAAAGTGCTTTATaacaatgtctcacattcacccattacaTACTGTCATGGAAGGTGCCCAACTGCACATTGTGAGCAACCTGGAGATTAAGAACCTTGGTCACAAGCCAACCTGTTTGACCTTTAGACCAGAGGTCACCAACCCAGTTCCTGGAGGCAGGGGCTCTCCAGCAGCAAGGCTGGTGACCCCTGCTCTAGACCATTAAAAGTTTCAACCATTAGCCTGTATAAATTTTAGCCCAAACAGGGATTAGCCAGCCAATCGTAAATGTGATCTTATTTAGGTACATCTATTTAGTCCTAAGAAGTCCTAAGAAGGCAAAGAGTTAATATTTCTCACTCTCTCATCTGATCATTAGGTCCTATCTAATAAGCCGCTGGCTTCACAGTGCTCAGCAAGACATTCTATTTGTCCTGAGTGACAAAACCTCTTTTCTGCGGCGTCCACACAATCTCACCGTAGCAGCAAGGTAGATGGGCATCAGGGGGTGTGAGGCCAGGAAGAAGTCGTAGAGTCTCAGGGTGTGTTTGAACTCTGACAGGACATGACCATACCATGTGATGAGCCACGACAGCGCAAAGATGGTTCCCACCTCTGCTCTGTTAGCAAGAAGTAAACAGAAATTAGAACACAACTTAGGGTACTACTGTCCAATTAATTTTTGGTCAGGGTCCCTACATTCCTGCCAAAATGTGGTGTTAGTGAACTTCAGTATGACACATGCATTGGCACAAAACCTGCCTGACAGAAGCAATAGACAGTAAACCAACTCATTTGCATACTATAGTAAGATGAATGTAAACCAATGGGAGCACAGCACATCAGCAAATCAAATCGGGGGGtgtaaaaactgaatgaacatgaaataaacaaaacaacaaaaacactgagGTCCTTTCTTTACAGCTCACACCTTAGCCAAATACCAAAAATGGCCCAATTGTAGGCCCATCAGACACTGAAGCTGCAAGATTCTCTCCTGATTCATCAATTTGCAAAGAATCTGCCATATGAAAGTCAAAGAAAAATACACCAGCTTTGCCTTTGCCTACCCTCCTAGACTCTCCCCCGACGTCCTTCTCTGTTGTCTGCTGACATAAATAGGTAGTTATTTTTGACAGAGTTTCAACtaaattggaggcagtgagagggcTGTTGATAAATATTAGATAGGAGCATTTGTGGAGGAAGGAAGAAGAGCAGAAGGAAAAGGGGAAGACATGCAAAGAGAAGACAACTGATGGGTGATTGAGGAGAACACATGATGGGAGGGTGAAAGAGCAAAATAAGAGGAGGAAGCAGCAGAAAGGAGAGAGGAAAAGGGATAGAATTAAGGAGGTAAGGTGAAGAGAAACTGCAGACTTTGAAGTGAAGGTTGTTTATCCTGCAGTTTTTCTTTTAGCTTTAAATCTACTGTCCTGTTTGTGAGACTGTGCAGGGAACCAGCAAATATGGAGGCTGCCACCAGTACATCAATTACAAATAACAAGGAACAAAGTCACAGAGAGGACACCCCACTCTTCCCAAACCCCAATGCTTGTTGTTGTGGTTTTAATGGATTTCAGTATATATTACTTTTAACTGCTTGCAATGTTTCCCACATTTGGTCCCTGTGAACCACACGACTGCATCTTTCTTTGTGTTACACGCAACATGTCCCAGATGCTGACTGGCTAAACACACCTGAGTCACCTCCTCAGTTGTGTGTGAATCAGATAAGAATGGAAAAAACAGCAAACAACAACCTCTGAGGACTCACTGTTCGATAGAACTTTGAAAGTGTAAACATGGTGCAGACCTCAGCTTGTCAGAAAAGCCCCTGAAACAGCTGTAAGACCGCCTGACACCAGAATTCTCCACTGATTGGTTTTCAATTTGTTCCCAACTCAACAATTAAACAGCCATCACCTTTCTGTAACTGAAGAAAATCAGTACTTGGATGCCCTCTAGTGGTTATAAGTACCTGATCATGAAGTCATAGAGTTCAGCATCTACACGCTCCAGTATAGGCATCAAGTAGTTTAAAATGTGTTTAGTGCTATCCATCGTAGGGTCCATGAAGTCCCTGTCAACAAACAAGTCAAAGACGAATCATAAACATACTCGTATTCTTGGTAAAATTTagaatatttctgcttaattatGGATGGGAATTGTGAAAATTTTATTGATATGGATGCCatcatcgattctgcttatcaatcaaaTTCTTTATCAATTCCTGCTCAATTTTCTGTGTGGAAAAATGTCAGACTACACAGGTTTTAGCATCAATGCAGCAGTTTTCCTTCTTGCTAGATGCAGAATTTGATATCATGAGAGAGAGTTGTTACGATGCACAACTGCAAGAAAAACATGCTGGCATTGATCAAAGGAATGAATAATGTCAAAGACATAAATAGACCccaaaaaaaattgaattagTTCTCCACTGGAACTGGTTTTCCTTGTTGCTAGATTTTTAGACTTAGACCTGAGTTTTTACAACATGGAATTGTACAGGGAAAAAATACTGGCACAGATAGAAGGAATGTGTTAATGTATCAAAAACATTTACAACCAGGGCCTGAATATGATCTCTGTACTTAATGTGCTCCATTGTGTGAGAATTACCAAGTTGACTGATTAGTGAAAAAGAAATCTACTGACATTGTCCTACTGACTTTGCTGTTGTATGCCCTCTATGCTACATCTTGAAGTCAAACTTGTCTAGTTTACAGAATCTTACATATATTGCATGTGATACACGTTTCTTTTCTGAGCAGACAAGATGGTTTCCAAACTAATTACCATATTTCCTActgtaattatgttttttttttctagttttgGAGTTTCTGTGACttctactccagtgcaacttatatacagaaaaatcatgtatttgttattattaataataacaatgccTATTTATGTAGGGCTTTGCCAGGAAGCAAAACACTAACCAAAATAAACTAACATTGAAAAAATTATTGCCAATAATAAAATGCATGCTACAACAATgcaaaaaatcccaaattaaagagctgataatacagacaaAAGGTGGGACTTATACGTACTCTGGGAAATTTATGGTAACAATGCCATATTACTTCAAAGTCTTAAAATTGCTGGGTACTTTGAATAAAGAGATTCAGAGGAACATGAAATACTACCTGAGGTGATAAATGGACAGTGTGTGCAACATGGCAATGGCCATCCGTTCCCCAACCACCAGCAGGAGAGTGACGGCCACGTCATGATAACCCTGGTAGTAGTGGAGCTGAGGGTTACATTTCAAAACCTCCAGTATGATGTCAATCAGCTGCTCCTGAAGCACTGCTCTCTCGCCGGCTGGCATACCTGAGGGAGTCAAAGTACCAACTGCTTATCACGCCGAAGCATTGACCAGGGAAACACCCATTTCTGCCTTCAATATCAGTGAGTCAACATAAGTCGATTCAACTCAGGTTCACAATCTGTTTACAACAAGAGTTTGGTAAAGTCCTACAGTTCATTAATTATTAACCCTTGGTAGATATCTGAGTGTTGGTTGCAAACGTTCATGTATGCTATGATAAATGACAACCAGAGCTTCAGTGCACCTTGACACTGATTCTTTTAGTCTCTGGAACATTACTGGAGGGATGGGACACCATTATTCCCAAAGATATTCCCTCACTTGGGGTATgacggtggtggtggtggcagaGTGCTATGTAACGCATTGATCCACAATCTCCCACACAACAGGCTTAGATGTTTTTTAATGATTTGCTGATTTATGTATTGTATTCCATCCatctttttaaaaacattttaaaaaccttCACAAAAGTGCAAGCATGTCAAAAGTGCATATGAATGTGACCACTCGCAAAAACCCGAACAATCACAAACCTTCAATACTCCTAAACCAACCACAAGccctacaaaataataataataaaaaatctgaACTTGATTTTTTTCAAGTTTTAAGAAAAACATAAGATCTTTCAACCAGAGAGAAATGGATGGGGAGTGTGGAGCTTTTCAAGATAATAATATTCTGTGTCGTGCTAACAATAAGGTAAAAGCAATTACATCCACCTGCTAGCTAGCCAAGGACACATCGGAGACTCCAGGAACTGCAAAaacagtgattttgcagacaaggTTCCAGCCAGACTCCAAGAACGTGACAGATAACATCAAAATAAGAAATCAAATACGTATGGCAGAAGTTTAGGGCAAAGAAAAATGGCAGGCCATATAAGGAAGACATACCAGTAAAATTATGAAAGATATTATCcttaaaaaaataactgaaacattTAATTCCCCTCTTACCCCATAAATGAAAGGCAATGTCTAAAAAGGAAGGAGGGAAGAGGTGATTATTACATAATGGGCCAAGAGCAGAAGCTGAAATATATCTCAACTGAAGTTGAAATTGACACCATATTTTAAGAGAGGCGACTACAACAAGATTGTCTGTGTACTGAGACAGGGACACAGGGAGAGACAAGAAAAATAATAAGACACGGAGATACACAAGTGAGCTTCTAACTGACATCAAGTTACATGAAGATATTTTAGCcagtaaatgtatttttgaatgtTAGCTGCCCAGTAGTAAAACGTCCAATTAGGTAAAGACAGACCTCCACTGagctgacatttttgtagtaATGATTAATGAACCCTGGAAGTTTTACCTCCCCATATGAATAAGGAAATCATTTGATCAATAGATTTAAAAAAGGTAAGAACAAAGGAATACACTGAAAAAGGTATTAAAAAAAAGGGGGCTTAGTTAACAATACAATACAGCCATGTGGAAGTGTCTGCATTTAATTTGTCCTGTATTATCTTCAAAAATAACACACAGACCTTTAGGAAACCTCTTCATGGATCTCCTGACATCTAAGACTACTTGATTATAGTCCTTGTGGTTCTCTCTCACATCTCGACCTACAACAGATAAAACCTTTGTGCTATTAGTATCAACATCCTACAATAAAGAATTCACTGAGGCTGTTTATTTTAATGACAGTTATTCATAGACAAAGATGATGCTTTAGTCATACAAACCAGGTTTATGTGGTAGATCATACACATTGATGTTCAACAGTTTGGGCCACACCTTTCTTCTTAGTTCATCGGTGAGAAGTCCTCCTTTAGTGGCTGCTGCTCTCCTTAGCATCTCAATGTCCACTGGATCActgttcaagaaaaaaaaaaaaagcagaactgTACACTTCACTGatagaccaaaaaataaaataataacaacaacagtaatCATGTTAATGAACCAAATGAGAGAATCGCATTAATTCAAAAATTCTTAAAACCATTGTGGATAAAGTGCCCAATAACTGTTTTTCCAATGCAAGTTTTCTACATtcagaatttaaaaataatttaaattctTATTCACCtttataaagttttttttaatggtttattTAACAATTCAAGATTGTTAAATTTGTTGTATTACAAATTTTATATCTGACAAAAACACCGTGGTGTCTGCCCTACAATGaatactacaccacattatttttgtgcatttttctgGATTGCTGTCTGACCATTATATGAAGGAAGACAATCGCTTAGCTTCCATGTGCCGCCTCCTACCAAGCCTAGCTAAAGCCCTCATCCCACTATCCCTTTGAGGAATGCGTGTAATTTCATGTGTGAAATTAGCTTAGCTGAGTGCGATGAAGGTCACTGTCTATGAATAAATACAATACAATCTAATTGTGAAGTGCTGGATTATGGGAGCAGAGGCATTCCCACTTGGGAACAAAGAGGCCGTGGCCTTTAGCTCTGTTGCTAAAGGAATGGAATTTGTACAATGGAACACACAAATCTGActgtaataatataataataatatttcaaGGCAGATTACTTGAGAAAAGCCAGTAAAATGTGAGGATTTGTGTCATTTGAAAGAACATGTGGCACTGTGGATTAATATAGAGAAGGGTTTGATTCCATGTTCATCCTTTACGACACACGCATGTACTTGGGTTAGACACCTCATACGCATCGTCCCAGCCAACCCGACTGTAAATGGTCAACCTTGACTTGGGAAGTCACCTGCGATGCACTGGCACCCCATCCAAGGGAAATCACAATCTGCTTCACAAAAcagtatccagggataagcaccagtccagtgaaaaataagGGCCTGTGTAGAACTTACTTATAATTGTCTAAAAAGTGAGCTAAAAATCAATTCTGCTGCATCTCAACTACAAAACAATAAATCTGTGTGAGTTTGCTCTTGTACCATTGTTTCTTTGCACCTGTGAGCACATTCTGAATGCTCCTCTGGAGAACAGGTCATTTATTCTCTTCTTCCTATGCTGCCATGGTATATTTCTTCAACTTTGTAACTGGACAGAGCTGACCATCTTTGACTGGTAGTTTCTAGGGAGTCACTTGTGGACAATAAACTGTTCTTCATTATGGCCTTTTACACTTCTGTTTGCCAGCTAATGTCTTTCAGAGCATTCTCTATCTTCGCCTTGTTATTCTGTGTTTATTCTGCCTTTATCTTAGTCTTCTTTATCTCAACCTCCAGCTTTCTCCTTTATGATTGTGTTTATACTTTCTTTGGCTTCTTCTCTTGATTGTGGACCCAGATGTTGCAGTGGCACACAGGATATGATCTCATTGTTTTCTGAGGTGCCAGTAATGGGGAACCTCCGCAAGCATCTCTTCTGATGGCACACTGTCAGTAAGCTGTGGGAGTCTGGTCTGGGGGTTGACGATGCTTATTCAGGCCATGAATCTCATCTGCAGCTCAGTGAATTCAGCTGTCATGGGTGTTAACAGCTCTTCCTCCACATGATGCTAAGTCACACTATCACGGCACCTCTCCCTCTCCAAAAAACACATACATCATTAGTCATTCACATAAGCATGTAGTGACTTTCAAATTTGGACCAAATCATACAAACAAGTCACCAAATGAAGAATTTGCTTCAGattcctccaaaaaaaaaaaaaaaaaagaaggtaaaTAACACAAGAGGACAGTCACAGTGACATCAGTTCCAACCTATTCAAAGCTTGATGGATCTCTGCCAGTTTCTGCTTCCTTCCAGAGTCTGGTTCTGGGGAGGGGGAAGAGAGAAGAGGGTGATGAAAGATACAGGAAAAAAATACAAGATAAAAAAGAAAGAGGCAGAGGTGAGTAAAgtgtaaacagaaaataaattgtACAGAAGGAAGTAAAGCAAGAAAAAGCCCAAAGTGAAACAGACAGGCATagggagagagaaacagagaaagaGGTAAGAGGTAACAAATAAATTTTGCCAAAGTTAGTTCATGTAGGCTTAAGCCTAATAATTGGCACACTGTTTCATATTAATTTTGGGATGTACAACAGGTGCTTTGCATTATGagaaatgaaattcttacttaaGCCCAAATGTTGCTTGGCAAAATCTTcatactaaaggattattaacagagcgcaaggtctgtacaggaaaatatctgACTGAGGTGTCGACAGTACAGACCGAGCGAAATAATttgattattatatggctgcttggagatgtgttttcatcttgttggtcttcattttacaTGTCCACTTtaagcttgtttgctgttaatttcTCCAGTTCAAACTCGTCAGTGTTGAAGTGAAATAAAATTCGCTATGGTCCCCTTTCGTAACTgataatttctttgttcgcttttagttttattttgcttttaaatttCTTATTTAAAGAGGGATTTGTGTGTCGCCTTGCTTCCTGCTGAGTCCTGcctctttttctgtctgttttccaggtggcatgctgcggagctgatcatcacagctgtcactcatcataacGTGCGCGAGAAACTCAGTCCTCGCCTCCAGAGATCCCGCACCTCATCAGCTCTGTGGGCTCCCACCTGGCTTTGGACTTCATCCTCACCATCTCCACTCCGCTCGGATCATTTTAAACAAAGTTGCAAATGTGATACGCGTtccagactgattgtcatggaaatCACCCAATCAGAGCGCGCATACCATCGCaaccatataataataataataataatgttatccACATTCAATGGAGTAAATTATGAAACCCTCATTGTTGAATTAATTTCTGTGatcataattaattaattaaagctGTAGACAATATGGCGTAATTAGCCATTAAAGTTTTTGTTTTACAAAAATGAAGAGTTTTTTATGAATAAATGTGCATATTAAATTGTGGAGCTAATCTGCATGTGAATTATGAATCACTTTTCAATCTTTAGTTATAAACACATCAGCTGACAGCCTGTGTTGCAGTGGTTAATACTCTTACAACAAGGAGGTCTTGCATTCAAGTCTGTGTGTAGTTCACATTCACTATGCTTGACTAAGGTGGTGCATTTGTCTGCagatctggagttgtgtcaggaagggcatccagcaaaaGTCTTGTGCCAAATCAGATGTGCATAATATGATTAATTTGAGTTCCATAtgagttggatttttttttcttactgttaGACAGCAAAATGGGACATTCCATTTCTTAAGGTATATCAGGTATGTAAGTATTTGGAAAGTGACAATTtttcaattttgcctctgtatacCACCTAATAAAGTTGAAATAAAACAACCAACATATGCTtgttgtgtagactttcagcaaaaatactgcattaactatttaggaattacagtcaCTTTTACGCATAGTCCTCCATTTTACACAGGCCAttagtaactggacaaactaaacatcAGGAATAATACTAAGAAAAATCATCTCTTTTACAGCATCTTAACAGAAGAGGCGAGACTCCATAGCTGATAAATGGCTATGGAAAGCAACACTCTCCGTAGCCGGCAATCAATTCACCATGTTgaagtttcaaatcccgcaaaatctcggaAGATCTCAGAAAGGTGGCTTtcactgtgatgtgtgtgtgtgtgtatatatatatatatatatatatatatatatatatataaaaaaaattattattataattataatcaTGGTTTCACCGCTACGGAGAACCGTTAAACAGCTAAGAAAGGAGATGGATATGTGAACATTTCCAGAATgcctacaacttcatttacagcaaccattaagaaatacaacaAACGGAGTTGCTTGATATATCTGTATTGGAAAATTGGATGCAAAAGTCATCATTTGTAATTTGCACAATTTCAAAaatggtgtcactgtccaaattctTATATACCTGACTGTATCCTGAGCTTGAAGAAACTGTCACTTATTCAGATGATTTAGCCCAGGAAGGGGCAGAGGGTGTATAAAATGTCACACTTGGCTGTCCACAATATGCATCCTGTGTCTGTGAAAATTCCAATATAATGAAAATTACATGCACAAACAAGCATTGTTGCAGTTATAATCCCCATATGCAATGTTATTCATTTATCCCAGTGTGAAGTCTgaagccccgtcacacatagaaaGAATGTGTAGGGACCAGGCTGAAACGGCAAATATTGTCATAATCGGATGCAGTTGggagggaaagaggtgtggtcagccgtgtcagaacgcatccagattacctcatccagacctacacgatggcatccaaagcgtatgtggacaacaggtagatgacagactgccatcagatggccataaaaggcactgaagactgcccgatgtccaaacatctggatgacatttttgctcacttcaggagcacaacgcaagtcTGTACATTGCGATGTCAGtttgattatcacatgggatttattttttgcaGCACACAGACGCCTGGTGAAAGGCTTTTCACTACAGGCTGTTGTTTGGATCCTGTGCGGTCTGCACTGTCCtggttccatgctggaggtgagatCCATATTTAATAATCTTGTCATGGTCTGgtgaaacagttccacgtcacacattctacagagtttagatggtgagcaGGTAATAAcatgtatattacagtggtgagatccgttcagcttcaTGCCTGACATGCACTATGACGCATTACTGCTCATGAGATTACGGAGAGGCGCAGCAGCACACggtactttcggtttgattgcgcaTTGCTCACACCCACTGTATATTatgaatgcatgccacatacatgttattacatatcaaccactcctttgccctccctggccgggatcCAATGGAGGTGGACATCTGTGGCACAACATGTCGgtaggctttgctgtgactgatcgatctcaaagctcaatcaaccgtgatcagatcatttcagatgctgttttgatgccatcagaatatgtctactgcgatcagatgacgcaaaaactgcatatagatcGCAGTCAGATGTGCGTGGCACCTCGATGGCGCCAAgattgttttgaacatgtgcaatacACTTGGGACAGctgagcaaatgggaccaaatatgtagatgttcACAAACTGCTgtccgttggtcttcagaccgcacctcaatatttccagattgtggccggatgtgtcattctgacacaattcagcctcaatcggcgtatgtgtgatggggtatgaGAATTGTTCAGACTTTGCACTCTGTGGGGGTGCTTTTCCAAGTGGATTTACATTTAAGTTATCTTGACATATTGTGATATTACATGATTTCAGGCATATTGTTCATTGGCCCAATGGTTAATCCAAAACCCAAACGACAGCAGGTACAATAATTAAAGGGTAATTTACACCCATCTGTCCCCTGTCTGGTTTCAAGCAGATCAGTTCGGATAACAAGATGCCACGCAAGCAGTACTTGAagatagacagacagaaataaataaataaataagttacgTGGACAACAAAATAATATGCCATTTCATACAACTTTGgtaaaacaataaacaaacaacTCTTTCTTATTGCCCAATGTTTAGATGCCTGT is a genomic window containing:
- the zgc:63863 gene encoding TBC1 domain family member 20 isoform X1, encoding MKKSKRKKCHAGGVAVNGSVTRGKVNQEPDSGRKQKLAEIHQALNSDPVDIEMLRRAAATKGGLLTDELRRKVWPKLLNINVYDLPHKPGRDVRENHKDYNQVVLDVRRSMKRFPKGMPAGERAVLQEQLIDIILEVLKCNPQLHYYQGYHDVAVTLLLVVGERMAIAMLHTLSIYHLRDFMDPTMDSTKHILNYLMPILERVDAELYDFMIRAEVGTIFALSWLITWYGHVLSEFKHTLRLYDFFLASHPLMPIYLAATIVLYREKEVKETECDMAMVHHVLSRIPQDLPYELLIGQSQALFDQYPPSLLAKNAALQSRKSLSISTFQAFQRSTIHQRPDSVLQRLTKAQGAKNSRHAFCHSQLEPFLPRDRGQLWGKGNRMVKMAVWGLSATLGAAVFAVAQTALDWGPEVLLQLF
- the zgc:63863 gene encoding TBC1 domain family member 20 isoform X2 encodes the protein MKKSKRKKCHAGGVAVNGSVTREPDSGRKQKLAEIHQALNSDPVDIEMLRRAAATKGGLLTDELRRKVWPKLLNINVYDLPHKPGRDVRENHKDYNQVVLDVRRSMKRFPKGMPAGERAVLQEQLIDIILEVLKCNPQLHYYQGYHDVAVTLLLVVGERMAIAMLHTLSIYHLRDFMDPTMDSTKHILNYLMPILERVDAELYDFMIRAEVGTIFALSWLITWYGHVLSEFKHTLRLYDFFLASHPLMPIYLAATIVLYREKEVKETECDMAMVHHVLSRIPQDLPYELLIGQSQALFDQYPPSLLAKNAALQSRKSLSISTFQAFQRSTIHQRPDSVLQRLTKAQGAKNSRHAFCHSQLEPFLPRDRGQLWGKGNRMVKMAVWGLSATLGAAVFAVAQTALDWGPEVLLQLF